The Clostridia bacterium DNA segment CCTTTGAGCATTGAAAGTATTTCACTAGATTTTTTACTCACTAGCTTCACCTTGCTTGATTTTCTCCAGCAAAGCGTCAATATGTGTACCTTGTTCAATGGAGTGATCATATAAAAAATGAATCTCTGGCACATGTCTTAGCTTTATGCGTTGGCTAATTTCGCGCCGAATGTAACCCTTCGCACTTTCTAGAGCAGCTACAGTCTCATCGATGGTGTTTTGTTCACCCATAACGCTAAAATAAATTTTAGCTACACTTAAGTCTCCAGACAAATCCACACTGGTGATGGTTACGAATCCCACGCGGGGATCCTTCACGTTATCACGAATAATCTTGGCTACTTCTTTCTTTATTTCCTCAGATACTCTTCTTGCTCTTTGTTTGCTCATTTCATCACTTCCTAATTTTTAAAGTTCGCGGGCAATTTTCTCAAAGGTATAAGCCTCAATAATATCGCCCTCTTTCATATCATTGAATTTCTCAAATCCTATGCCACATTCAAATCCGCTGGCTACTTCCTTCGCATCGTCTTTAAATCGTTTTAAGGAAGAAAGTTTTCCATCAAATACAATTACGCCGCCACGGACTATCCGCACATTAGCAGAATTGGTAATCTTCCCACTAGTTACGTAGCAACCAGCAATCGTTCCAGCTTTTGGCACCTTGAAAGTATTTCTCACTTCGGCAACACCTAGCTCTACTTCACGAATTTCTGGTTCCAACAGGCCAGACATAGCAGCTCTAACATCATCAATCGCTTCATAGATGATACGGTAAAGCTTGATGTCTACTTCTTCTTGTGCTGCTACTTTTTTAGCATTGCTATCCGGTCTTACATTGAAACCGATGATGATGGCATTTGATGCAGAAGCTAGTATAACGTCAGTTTCAGTAATGGCGCCAACTCCGCTATGAATAATACCCACTTTTACTTCATCCGTATTCAGGTTCAACAATGACTGTGATAATGCTTCCACACTACCTTGCACATCGCCCTTGATGATTAATGAGAGTTCTTTCTTTTGGCCTTCTTCAAAGTTTTTGAATAAATCCTCTAAAGTTACTTTACGGCTTTTAGAAACAGTTTCTTCTTTTTCAACTATGCAACGTTGCTCAACGATATCACGTGCATATTTTTCATTATCTACAGATTGGAAAATATCTCCAGCCTTTGGTACGGAACTAAGTCCTAACACTTCAACCGGAGTTGCAGGGGGCGCAGTGGTAATACTTTCCCCACTCTCATCGTTCATCGCCCTAACCTTACCAACACACTGTCCAGTTACAACTACATCGCCGACATTTAATGTGCCTTGCTTAACGAGCAAAGTAGCTACAGGGCCTCTGCCCTTATCCAACTCAGCTTCAATTACGAAGCCATCAGCATGGCGTTCTGGATTGGCTTTTAATTCCAATATTTCAGATACTAACAGAATCATTTCCAGTAAATTATCCAGACCTTCTTTGGTTACTGCAGATACTTTACAGAATATGGTATCACCGCCCCAATCTTCTGGAACCAATTCATATTCGGTTAGTTGTTGCATAACACGATCAGGATTTGCACCTTCTTTGTCCATCTTATTCACAGCTACTATGATGGGCACACCAGCTGCTTTTGAATGCGCAATAGCCTCAATCGTTTGTGGCATAACACCATCATCAGCTGCTACTACTAAAATCGCGATATCTGTTATTTGCGCACCCCTGGCACGCATAGAGGTAAAGGCAGCATGTCCAGGCGTATCAATAAATGTCATTTTCTCGCCGTTTTTCTCTACCTGGTAAGCACCAATATGCTGCGTTATTCCACCAGCTTCACCTTCTGTAACTTTGGTTGCACGGATGGCATCCAAAAGGGAGGTTTTACCATGGTCAACGTGACCCATAACTGTAATAATTGGTGGACGTCTCTTCAAATCTTTAGCATCGTCTACTTCAGTAATTTCAATCTCAGTTACTCTCTTATTCGTTTTGAATTCAGCCTTGATTTTAAATTCATCCAATACCAAAACCGCCGTATCAAAATCGATGCTTTCATTAATTGTCGCCATAACACCTAGCTTCATTAATTTTGAAATCACTTCACCGGCCGTTTTCCGAATTTTCATAGCCAGATCCTTAATCGTGATTTCCTCACCAATCGTAACTTCCGTGATTAATGCAGGTGGTTGTTTCGGACCTTTTGATTTTTTCTTTCTAGTTTTTTGATAGCTTCTACGCTCACTTAAAGAAAGATTTCTGTCGATTTTTTCTTTCTTAATCTTTTTCTGGCGTCGTTCTTCATCTGAATTATATATTTTCTTTTTAGGTGGAGCCTGTTTTAATTTTTTGCTTGGTTTTATCTCGAATGCTGGTTTTTCATCAGGGATATCAGCTTTTCTTGGTGGTCTACTATCCCTAGAGCGATCTTGTCGTGGCTGTGGACGTCTATCCGTTGCAGGTCTCGCCGCTGGTTTTCTTTTGGTCGCGTCTTCAGACTTTTTCTTTTCTTCTGCTTCGCGCCTAGCTGCTTCTCTTTTTTCTGCATCCTTACGTTCTTTTACAGCTCTCTTACGTTCATTCTCTTTTTGTTCCAATCTTTTAAATGCTTCCGCAATAAAAGCTCTAACCTTTTTCTCGTCATCTGGAGCTAAAGTACTCATATGATTTTTAGCTTCAATTCCAAGTTTGTTTACCACCCATAGCATTTCTTGATTTGTTGTCTTTAGCTCTTTCGCCAATTCATAAAGTCTTTTCTTACCCATACACTATACCTCCGTTACTTCTCATCCATTGACCCTATCATGGATTTCTCAATGCTTCTTGCAAACTGTGAGTCTTTGATTCCAATCACCGTACGAGGTGATTTACCGATGGCTATTCCTAACTCATAGCGGTCTCCGGTCTGATAACATCTATTTCCAAATTGCTTCTTAAAGTATCCTGCTGTCTCATTACTGCAATCTTTGCTGAGGATCACCAGCTTGATGGATTTCAGATGTGCGCGACAGGTATTATCACCGGATACTAAGTTTCCTGATTTTGCAGCAAACCCTAAAAGGGTTCTAGTTTCTTCATTCATGTTTCAAAACCTGGTTGTTCAACTCTACAATCAGATCATCACTTAGTTCCATTTCCAATGCTCTGGACAGATTTTTATTCTTAATGGCCTTGTGTAAGCATTCTTCTTTCTTACATAAGTAAGCCCCTCTGCCGGGTGCCTTGCCTTTTGGGTCTATCTTAATTTCCATATCTGGTGTGCGAACAATTCGCAGCAAATCTTTCTTTTCTTTCTTTTCCCTGCAACCCACACAACTACGCATTGGTATTTTATTATTCCTCATCCGTTTGGATCACTTCCTCTTCCACTGCTTCTTTCAATATTTCTTCTTCTAATACTTCTTCTGTTTCTTCTGGCGTTTCTTCATCTTCATCTGCCATTATTGCAGCTAGCCGAAGTGTGAAATCAGATCCCTCAATCCGAAATGCCTCCTCGCCGCCATGTTCCTCAATATATTGCTCCATCTGAGTTTCGCTTTTAATATCAATTTTCCAACCAGTCAATTTTGCCGCTAGTCGTACATTTTGTCCTTCCTTGCCGATGGCTAGTGAAAGTTGATTATCTGGTACAACAACTCTTGCTGCATTCGTACCTTCTTCTAAAAAGATCTCTACAACTTTTGAAGGCGATAAAGCATTGGCTACAAAAAGGCGTGGATCCTCATTCCAATTGATAATATCAATTTTTTCCCCAGAAAGTTCATCTACGACCCTTTGGACACGCGAGCCTTTTGGTCCTACACAGGAGCCAACAGCATCAACATTGTCGTTTTCAGAATAAACTGCAATTTTACTTCTTGCACCTGGTTCTCTTGAAACGCTCTTAATTTCCACAGTTCCATCATGAATTTCAGGAACTTCCAATTCGAACAATCTCTTAATCAGACCAGGATGCGTTCTAGAAATAATTATTTGTGGACCCTTATTGGTCTTTTTAACTTCCACAATATATATTTTGATTCGATCGCCCGTATTGTAGCGTTCCTTGCTAATTTGCTCCGCTACTGGCAACATTCCTTCCGTCTTTCCAAAATCAATAAAAATGTTACCGTTTTCAATACGCTGTACTACACCAGTAATAATATCACTAGTACGGTTGCTGAATTCTTCATAAATGATATTTCTTTCCGCTTCGCGGATTCGTTGTACAACAACCTGTTTCGCAGTTTGAGCTGCAATACGACCAAAGTCGCGAGGTGTTACTTCTTCCTCAATCACATCGCCTACTTCGTATTCGATATCAATTTTTTTAGCATCCTCAAGTGAGATTTCCATCCGCTCATCATTGACTTCTTCAACAATGTTGGTTTGAGCAAAGACTTGAATATCACCAAGTTCCCTATCAATTACTACTCGAACGCTTTGAGGTGTACTAAAATTCTTTTTATAAGCTGAAATCAATGCTGCTTCCAATGCTTCTAAAAGAATGTCTATCGATATGCCTTTTTCCTTCTCAATTTCTTTTAAAGCTGAGATAAATTCCTTATTCATTTTGTTCTCCTCCAAAATTTAAAACTGTACTGCCAACCGCGCAGAACTGATCATCTCACGCTTTAATTGCCTTGATGATCCATTTATATCAAGCATTATACTATCGTCATTAAACGATTCTAAAATTCCTTCGAATTCCTTTTTACCGTCAATTTTCTCATAAAGTTTTATATGGATAAGCGAACCTATCGCTTCTTCATAATCCCGTTTCTTCCGCAAAGGAGCTTCAATGCCAGGTGAAGAGACTTCTAGAATATAGCCTTCGTTTGAAGGTTTATACTCCTCATCTAAGATAGGGTCAAGATAGCGCGAGACAAGCTCACAGTCATCAATAGAGATTCCTTGCTCAGAAGAGATGAAAAACCTAAGGAACCATTCTGCCCCTTCTTTCTTCCATTCCACGTACCGCAAGTCATAACCTAACTTTGCAATCTCTTTTTCAAATCTTTCTTCCATTTTTTGCTGGATGTCTTTCGCACTCATCCGACTACCTCCCGTAGATAATATAAAAAGTGGGCTATGAGCCCACTTTTACTGTCGTCAATTCATTTCTATTAATTATAATGCATAGTTGTAACTTTTACAAGAGTTTTCGGTCCAATTGTCATAAATATGATTTATACCCAAAATTCTACTGAAAAAGCGATCTTACACCGATAGCAAACTTTCATCAAGATGCCTTGTGATAGCGCTTGCATCTTGTTAGATGAATCGTTCAAAACGTTCTTGATCAACACCACATATTGGGCAACGTTTGGGGGGCTGATCCTTTGCCATAAGATATCCACAAACCTTGCATCGATACACTGGATAAGCAAGTCCTTGATCGGATAGTTTTGCATCAACCAGATTTGACACAGCTTTTTTCCGTCGTCTTTCCGGTATTGAACGGACACTTTTGGTCCCAGCAAATACTTCTTCGTCTACATACAAGGCACAATAGCAGGCACCATACTCTGCCAAATCATCATCCCGATAATCACAGGGACAGATAAGGTCCATATCGTCTTCCTTTTTCCCAACTGAAAGGCGACAGGGGCAGGATTGGTATCCATAACGATCTTGGTTTTCCAATAATCCCTTTAAGAGCATGTTTACAAATTCCCGGTCTGGGTTTAAATAATATCCCTTACCAGCAATTTCATTTTCAATTTGCTGATACAGTTTTTCAATCCGTTTTTCCATCCTATTTCCCCTTGATGATTTCTTCAATTTTTTCTGGTTTATAACCTTGAATCGAATCTTTACCATCAATAACTAGCAATGGAAAAGCCTGCTCACTTACATATGATACCATTTCTTCTAATGCTTTTTCTTGGTCTGAAGAATCCAAATTATCTACAAAAACATAGTCATAGGCAACACCATGTTCGTTAAGAAGATCCTTAGTTTTTTTGCACCAGCCACAAGTAGACAATGCGTAAAGCTGTAACGTTACCCCTTCATTTCCATCTACATGAATCCACATATGTTTTCTCCTTTTCATTTATTAATAGTATATCCTATTGAAACATTTTTATACAAATTAAAAAGTACCTTATCACTATTCTCTCGTTTGATGAATGACATCCAGCAAGAATTATTTAGATACATAGTTCTGTGATGGCTCACTTATGCAAGTTTATGAAAGTGAATCTAGTTCAAAGTCGTTTTGTGAAATTGCTTCTCCTGGTTGTTTGATTATAAACTGTGTATTCCAATTCTTAGATAGTAACGCCAAAATTATATTTAAATCACCTTCAATAATATTCTCCGGCAATCCAATTAAATCATTTAGCTCATCTACCTTTTCCCGAACTTCTGCCATGGAATAGCAGCCAGTTTCGATAACATCAATCGCCTTATAGCCTGAAAACATCTGTTGGAAAATATTACTCGTTTTTTCATAGCCATATTTATCTTTGATTCTTTGGATGCACAATATTCCAACTTGGTCCATGCATCTAGCCCAGCCTTTCGTCATGAAAAATGGATGGTCTCTCTCATTGATCTCCATCCTTACCTTTTCACTTCCCAATAGCAAAGAGATACAATCACTCACTTTCGGAACAATTAGCGTAGATTTTTTAGAAATCAGGTCTTTAATCCCGCCCCCACAATATCCATATCCCAACAAAATAAAATCGTATACTCCATCGTAATTTTCAATCAGAGACTGGATTCTATTTTGAAGTTTTTCTGGATTCTCATGTAAACCACCATCGACCCATTCTATATCTAAATCATGAATATTTCCCTCGGTAATCACGAATAATAATTCTTCTTTTAACGTTTCACAAGCAATCAATAGTGTTTTCATGCAGAACTCCCTTCAGCACTAATCACTTCATTTCCCTACCACAATCATTTATTCCTTTAACTCTATTGGAGGGGATTTTTCGCGTCTTGATTGTAATTGGCCTAATATCATCTGTTAACGTATTTCTCTTTATCCAAAAAGACTCATCTGTTCGCTTTCAGGAAGTCCTTCGAGCATACCCATTTCTCGCATTTTATCTACTACCGTTGTGCTTATTCTTGTCCGCAACCGCAGATCTTCAATAGACATAATTTTATTGCTATCCCGCACTTCCACAATACTATTTGCGGCCTTCGTTCCAAGCCCCGGTATCGTATTAAAAGGTGGAAGTAGTGCATTTTCTTCAACTATGAAATCACTAGCACTAGATCGATACAGGTCCATTGGCAACAGTTTTATACCTCTCGCATACATTTCAAGAGCAATTTCCAATATCGTCTCTACATTTTTCTCGCGAGCCGATAATCTCGGTAATGCATGCAATTTTTTCATCTCTTTTTTGATATTTCTGGGACCTTGTCGGATGATATCCAAATCAAATTCATCTGCTCTAACTGTGAAGTAGGTAGCGTAGAAAGCCTCTGGATAATTAATCTTATACCAAGCAATCCGGAAAGCCATCGTGACATAGGCTACTGCATGCGCCTTGGGGAACATATACTTGATTTTCTTGCAAGAATCTATATACCAAGCCGGAACCTCATGCTCTTTCATATCCTGCTCGTATTCTGGTTTTAAGCCTTTCCCCTTTCTCACATCCTCCATGATCCGAAAGGCTACGATTGGCTCTAGTTTTTTATGCAACAAGTATGACATAATGTCGTCCCTTGTTGATATGGCTTCAGACAGTTTAGCAGTCTTATTCACAATTAGATCTTGGGCATTATTCAACCAAACATCCGTTCCATGAGAAAATCCTGATATACGAACCAACTCAGAAAAAGCCTTCGGTCTTGTGTCCTGGAGCATCTGACGAACAAACTTTGTGCCAAACTCCGGAATACCTAGCGAGCCCACGTCAAGTGGTAAAATATTGCAATCTAAATCCAGTGCGTCGGCTGAGGAAAATAAGGATAGTGTAGCTGGATCATCTAGTGGAATGGATTTTGCATTTGTTCCTGTTAAATCTTCCAACATTTTGATTGCCGTTGGATCATCGTGACCCAGCAAATCTAGTTTAACCAAGCTGGCATCGATGGAATGGTAGTCAAAATGACTCGTCCTAATGTCTGAATTCGTATCTTCAGCGGGTCTTTGAAGCGGAGTAAAACAGTTTACGTCTTCCCCTTTGGGCAATACGATAATACCACCTGGATGTTGGCCTGTGGTTCTCTTAACACCTGTACAGCCACTCGCTAAAGCCGCTAGTTGCGCATTTCGAGCGTTAGTAACCCCATTTTCTTCTAAGAATTTCTTTACAAATCCAAATGCCGTTTTTTCAGCAACAGTTGCTATGGTTCCAGCTTTAAAAACATTGTCTTTGCCAAATAGAACCTCGGTATATTTATGAATCGTTGTCTGATAATCTCCGGAAAAGTTAAGGTCAATATCCGGAATTTTATCTCCATTAAATCCAAGAAATGTCTCAAATGGAATTTCATGGCCATCCTTGATCATTTTAGTACCACATTTTTCACAAACTCGGTCTGGTAAATCGGCACCACAGCCGACCGAACCATCTGTAATAAATATATTGTTATGGCAGCTGGGACAGCTATAGTGAGGAGCCAAGGGATTCACTTCCGTGATTCCTAACAAGGTGGCCACAAACGATGACCCTACTGATCCTCTTGAACCCACTAAGTATCCATCCTGATTGGATTTTTTCACCAGTTTTTCAGCAATCAG contains these protein-coding regions:
- the rbfA gene encoding 30S ribosome-binding factor RbfA, which gives rise to MSKQRARRVSEEIKKEVAKIIRDNVKDPRVGFVTITSVDLSGDLSVAKIYFSVMGEQNTIDETVAALESAKGYIRREISQRIKLRHVPEIHFLYDHSIEQGTHIDALLEKIKQGEASE
- the infB gene encoding translation initiation factor IF-2, giving the protein MGKKRLYELAKELKTTNQEMLWVVNKLGIEAKNHMSTLAPDDEKKVRAFIAEAFKRLEQKENERKRAVKERKDAEKREAARREAEEKKKSEDATKRKPAARPATDRRPQPRQDRSRDSRPPRKADIPDEKPAFEIKPSKKLKQAPPKKKIYNSDEERRQKKIKKEKIDRNLSLSERRSYQKTRKKKSKGPKQPPALITEVTIGEEITIKDLAMKIRKTAGEVISKLMKLGVMATINESIDFDTAVLVLDEFKIKAEFKTNKRVTEIEITEVDDAKDLKRRPPIITVMGHVDHGKTSLLDAIRATKVTEGEAGGITQHIGAYQVEKNGEKMTFIDTPGHAAFTSMRARGAQITDIAILVVAADDGVMPQTIEAIAHSKAAGVPIIVAVNKMDKEGANPDRVMQQLTEYELVPEDWGGDTIFCKVSAVTKEGLDNLLEMILLVSEILELKANPERHADGFVIEAELDKGRGPVATLLVKQGTLNVGDVVVTGQCVGKVRAMNDESGESITTAPPATPVEVLGLSSVPKAGDIFQSVDNEKYARDIVEQRCIVEKEETVSKSRKVTLEDLFKNFEEGQKKELSLIIKGDVQGSVEALSQSLLNLNTDEVKVGIIHSGVGAITETDVILASASNAIIIGFNVRPDSNAKKVAAQEEVDIKLYRIIYEAIDDVRAAMSGLLEPEIREVELGVAEVRNTFKVPKAGTIAGCYVTSGKITNSANVRIVRGGVIVFDGKLSSLKRFKDDAKEVASGFECGIGFEKFNDMKEGDIIEAYTFEKIAREL
- a CDS encoding ribosomal L7Ae/L30e/S12e/Gadd45 family protein, whose product is MNEETRTLLGFAAKSGNLVSGDNTCRAHLKSIKLVILSKDCSNETAGYFKKQFGNRCYQTGDRYELGIAIGKSPRTVIGIKDSQFARSIEKSMIGSMDEK
- a CDS encoding YlxR family protein → MRNNKIPMRSCVGCREKKEKKDLLRIVRTPDMEIKIDPKGKAPGRGAYLCKKEECLHKAIKNKNLSRALEMELSDDLIVELNNQVLKHE
- the nusA gene encoding transcription termination/antitermination protein NusA, with the protein product MNKEFISALKEIEKEKGISIDILLEALEAALISAYKKNFSTPQSVRVVIDRELGDIQVFAQTNIVEEVNDERMEISLEDAKKIDIEYEVGDVIEEEVTPRDFGRIAAQTAKQVVVQRIREAERNIIYEEFSNRTSDIITGVVQRIENGNIFIDFGKTEGMLPVAEQISKERYNTGDRIKIYIVEVKKTNKGPQIIISRTHPGLIKRLFELEVPEIHDGTVEIKSVSREPGARSKIAVYSENDNVDAVGSCVGPKGSRVQRVVDELSGEKIDIINWNEDPRLFVANALSPSKVVEIFLEEGTNAARVVVPDNQLSLAIGKEGQNVRLAAKLTGWKIDIKSETQMEQYIEEHGGEEAFRIEGSDFTLRLAAIMADEDEETPEETEEVLEEEILKEAVEEEVIQTDEE
- a CDS encoding ribosome maturation factor RimP, producing MEERFEKEIAKLGYDLRYVEWKKEGAEWFLRFFISSEQGISIDDCELVSRYLDPILDEEYKPSNEGYILEVSSPGIEAPLRKKRDYEEAIGSLIHIKLYEKIDGKKEFEGILESFNDDSIMLDINGSSRQLKREMISSARLAVQF
- a CDS encoding ferredoxin:glutaredoxin reductase → MEKRIEKLYQQIENEIAGKGYYLNPDREFVNMLLKGLLENQDRYGYQSCPCRLSVGKKEDDMDLICPCDYRDDDLAEYGACYCALYVDEEVFAGTKSVRSIPERRRKKAVSNLVDAKLSDQGLAYPVYRCKVCGYLMAKDQPPKRCPICGVDQERFERFI
- a CDS encoding glutaredoxin family protein, giving the protein MWIHVDGNEGVTLQLYALSTCGWCKKTKDLLNEHGVAYDYVFVDNLDSSDQEKALEEMVSYVSEQAFPLLVIDGKDSIQGYKPEKIEEIIKGK
- a CDS encoding DUF1638 domain-containing protein, which codes for MKTLLIACETLKEELLFVITEGNIHDLDIEWVDGGLHENPEKLQNRIQSLIENYDGVYDFILLGYGYCGGGIKDLISKKSTLIVPKVSDCISLLLGSEKVRMEINERDHPFFMTKGWARCMDQVGILCIQRIKDKYGYEKTSNIFQQMFSGYKAIDVIETGCYSMAEVREKVDELNDLIGLPENIIEGDLNIILALLSKNWNTQFIIKQPGEAISQNDFELDSLS